The genomic segment TAGCGCCCACCGACATGTCGGTGCTTATTCAGGGGGAGACCGGTTCGGGTAAAGAATACGTGGCCAGACTTATCCACAACAACAGCCTCCGCAAAGGCAAAAATTTTGTGGCCATCGACTGTGGTGCCATCCCCAAGGAATTGGCAGCCAGCGAACTCTTCGGCCACATCAGAGGCGCTTTTACCGGTGCTGTGAACAATAAGACGGGGTATTTTGAGCAAGCCAACGGAGGCTCCATTTTCCTCGACGAAATAGGTAACCTCTCTTACGAAACACAGGTCAAACTGCTGCGCGCCATCCAGCATAAAGTGATCACCCGCGTCGGCGACACCAAGATTATCCCCATCGATGTGCGCATTATCTCAGCTACCAATCGCAATCTGATGGATGCTGTAGCCGAAGGACAATTTCGCGAAGACCTGTACCATCGCATCAACGAGTTTAAAGTAGAGCTGCCTCCTTTACGTAAGCGTGGCGACGACATCCTTATCTTCACAGGCCATTTTCTGGAAGAAGCCAACCGCGACCTCAAAAAGGAGGTGAAAGGACTAAATGACGATGTAACCCAAATTTTTAAAAATTACGCCTGGTTTGGCAACCTTCGCGAATTGCGCAACGTGGTGAGACGCAGCGTGCTCATAGCCCGGGAAGAATATGTAACACGCGAGTGCTTGCCCGGCGAGCTAATGGATCAGCATAAACCCACCTCAGTCAGCGAAGCCATCAGTGGCGATACCTTCGACCTGAAAGACGCTACCCAGGAAGCTGAGAAAATCGTGGTAGAACGTGCTCTGCGCGAAGCCAACTACAACAAATCGCTGGCAGCTAAAATCCTGAAAATCGATCGAAAGACACTTTACAACAAGATCAACCAGCTTGGAATTGATACCTAAAGTGAGGCAAATC from the Bacteroidales bacterium genome contains:
- a CDS encoding sigma-54 dependent transcriptional regulator; the protein is MKKSILIIDDDHFIINLLENYLKREGYKIFTLGKGKPALQLMREETIDLVLCDIRLPDINGAELLTQIKHASPNIPVIMMTAYAEIRTAVETIKSGAYDYVTKPIYPEEISTIIKKALRKKLALETATDQDFITGKSTLMLELIDQSKLVAPTDMSVLIQGETGSGKEYVARLIHNNSLRKGKNFVAIDCGAIPKELAASELFGHIRGAFTGAVNNKTGYFEQANGGSIFLDEIGNLSYETQVKLLRAIQHKVITRVGDTKIIPIDVRIISATNRNLMDAVAEGQFREDLYHRINEFKVELPPLRKRGDDILIFTGHFLEEANRDLKKEVKGLNDDVTQIFKNYAWFGNLRELRNVVRRSVLIAREEYVTRECLPGELMDQHKPTSVSEAISGDTFDLKDATQEAEKIVVERALREANYNKSLAAKILKIDRKTLYNKINQLGIDT